A stretch of the Haloplanus aerogenes genome encodes the following:
- a CDS encoding heavy metal translocating P-type ATPase: MAVTDSRSLSTCTVHIERRGGRGDAGARALERHLKDLSGVYDVDISFRTGDARITYDGSVTSEETIRDAVRDRNVTIQEESEKTTDDVSTRSELRQEAAFVGLTLLGMVTGLVTGWLEGSQILMWAGYGVAYVFGGWYGLKGAIETLRHRAVDIDLLMIVAAVGALSIGAPFEGAMLLFLFSLSNTLQHYAIGRSRRAIKSLVEMRPDEAQVLRDGEEVTVPIDDVDVGDVFVVRPGDRIPLDGVVASGEGTVDQASLTGESVPVPKEPGDEVFGGTINESGSLEIEVTRQAHESAISRLIHMVERAQSEKAPTQRLIDRLEQPYVLGVFGLTIAAIAVPLALGSEFTRTFYRAMTLMVAASPCAVIISTPAAVLSAIASGGRQGVLFKGGEHVETAANIDAVAFDKTGTLTQGDTQLTDVYVRDGTADRSLTDDGLLSLAAAVQARSEHHLARAIVAAAKERSLDVPDAQRFQSVAGKGVRADVEDRTIHIGNRSYFGTVLEEAAIEGLEPGLDRLQTLEAEGKTSVLVAREERDGVTVLGWLAFTDTIRPGAAEMIEDLRSLGVEHIVMLTGDNERVAQQIADEVGIDEVQAELLPEEKVATIEALVDRYENVAMVGDGVNDAPALATATLGIAMGGAGTDVALDTADVVLMGDDLSKIPYVFGLGRKTRRTLTVNLAIAFGAIALMVGTILLRGIPLPLAVVGHEGSTVLVSLNGLRLLGFRG; the protein is encoded by the coding sequence GTGGCTGTTACTGACTCTCGGTCTCTCTCGACGTGCACTGTCCACATCGAACGACGAGGTGGTCGTGGCGACGCGGGAGCGCGAGCACTCGAACGTCATCTCAAGGATCTCTCCGGCGTCTACGATGTCGACATCTCGTTTCGAACAGGGGACGCCCGGATTACCTACGACGGGAGCGTCACCTCGGAAGAAACGATTCGAGACGCTGTCCGCGACCGGAACGTGACGATTCAGGAAGAATCTGAGAAGACAACGGACGATGTGAGCACCCGCTCGGAACTCAGGCAGGAGGCCGCGTTCGTCGGTCTGACGCTCCTTGGGATGGTGACCGGCCTCGTGACGGGGTGGCTCGAGGGATCACAGATTCTCATGTGGGCCGGGTACGGCGTCGCATACGTCTTTGGCGGGTGGTACGGGCTCAAAGGCGCAATCGAGACGCTCCGGCACCGTGCGGTCGACATCGACCTGTTGATGATCGTCGCCGCGGTCGGCGCCCTCTCGATCGGTGCCCCGTTCGAGGGCGCGATGCTCCTCTTCCTGTTTTCACTGTCGAACACCCTCCAGCACTACGCAATCGGGCGCTCACGCCGGGCAATCAAGTCGCTCGTCGAAATGCGGCCGGACGAGGCACAGGTCCTCCGCGACGGTGAGGAGGTCACCGTGCCCATCGACGACGTCGACGTCGGTGACGTGTTCGTCGTCCGCCCCGGCGACAGGATTCCGCTCGACGGCGTCGTTGCGTCCGGCGAGGGGACGGTCGATCAGGCCTCGCTCACCGGCGAATCCGTCCCCGTGCCGAAGGAACCCGGCGACGAGGTGTTCGGCGGGACGATCAACGAGAGTGGGAGCCTCGAAATCGAGGTCACGCGACAGGCCCACGAGTCGGCGATCAGTCGCCTCATCCACATGGTCGAACGGGCCCAGAGCGAGAAAGCCCCGACACAGCGGCTCATCGACCGCCTCGAACAACCGTACGTCCTCGGCGTGTTCGGGCTCACGATCGCAGCGATCGCCGTTCCGCTCGCGCTCGGGAGCGAGTTCACCCGCACGTTCTACCGCGCGATGACCCTGATGGTCGCCGCCTCACCGTGCGCCGTCATCATCTCGACGCCGGCGGCGGTGCTGTCGGCGATCGCCTCTGGGGGGAGGCAGGGCGTCCTGTTCAAGGGCGGCGAACACGTCGAGACGGCCGCGAACATCGACGCAGTCGCGTTCGACAAGACGGGCACACTCACGCAGGGCGATACGCAGTTGACGGACGTGTACGTCCGTGACGGCACGGCAGACAGGTCATTGACCGACGATGGACTGCTCTCGCTCGCGGCCGCTGTACAGGCCCGATCAGAGCATCACCTAGCTCGTGCAATTGTGGCGGCAGCGAAAGAACGATCACTTGATGTCCCCGACGCACAGCGATTTCAGTCAGTCGCTGGGAAAGGAGTCCGGGCTGATGTCGAAGACAGAACTATCCACATCGGGAATCGAAGTTACTTCGGGACTGTCCTCGAAGAGGCAGCGATCGAGGGGCTCGAACCTGGCCTCGATCGGCTTCAAACGCTAGAGGCGGAGGGAAAAACGAGCGTCCTCGTCGCCCGGGAGGAGCGCGACGGAGTCACCGTGTTGGGGTGGCTTGCGTTCACAGACACGATCCGCCCCGGCGCTGCCGAGATGATCGAGGACCTCCGCTCGCTCGGCGTGGAGCACATCGTCATGCTGACCGGCGACAACGAACGCGTCGCCCAGCAGATCGCCGACGAGGTCGGTATCGACGAGGTGCAGGCGGAACTGCTGCCGGAGGAGAAGGTGGCGACCATCGAAGCGCTGGTCGATCGATACGAGAACGTGGCGATGGTGGGTGACGGCGTCAACGACGCGCCGGCGCTGGCGACCGCGACGCTCGGGATTGCGATGGGCGGCGCCGGGACCGACGTCGCGCTCGATACTGCCGACGTGGTATTGATGGGTGACGATCTCAGCAAGATTCCCTACGTCTTCGGTCTCGGACGCAAGACCCGCCGGACGCTCACCGTCAATCTCGCCATCGCGTTCGGTGCGATCGCGCTCATGGTCGGCACGATCCTGCTCAGAGGGATCCCGCTCCCCCTTGCCGTGGTCGGCCACGAAGGATCGACGGTCCTCGTTTCACTGAACGGACTCCGATTGCTCGGATTCCGCGGCTAG
- a CDS encoding universal stress protein encodes MPDNVLVAVDGSPLAERALTYALENFPDATITTIYVINPVDSVIDVEVGGLPVAEDWYDNAQERATKIHTTATDRAIEYDLDLETITEVGKPARGILEYAEDHGIDQIVMGSHGRSGIDRAFLGSVAETVTRRARIPVTIIG; translated from the coding sequence ATGCCCGACAACGTTCTCGTCGCCGTCGACGGCTCTCCGCTTGCCGAGCGCGCGCTCACGTACGCTCTCGAGAATTTCCCCGACGCAACGATCACCACGATTTACGTCATCAATCCGGTCGACTCGGTAATCGACGTGGAGGTCGGTGGCCTGCCAGTTGCAGAGGACTGGTACGATAACGCCCAAGAACGTGCTACCAAAATTCACACGACGGCCACGGATCGCGCGATAGAGTACGATCTCGATCTCGAAACGATCACAGAAGTCGGGAAACCTGCTCGAGGGATCCTCGAATACGCTGAAGACCATGGTATCGATCAGATCGTTATGGGTAGCCACGGCCGGTCAGGAATCGACCGGGCGTTCCTCGGGAGTGTCGCCGAGACAGTCACCCGCCGAGCACGGATCCCGGTGACGATCATTGGATGA
- a CDS encoding CPBP family intramembrane glutamic endopeptidase: MSSLRTWIDQHRLLSFGAIAYAFTWTIQGALAYSGMEASWTHSILIGFGGFGPPIGAAVVIWASGGSLRTWVGQMFKWRIGVKWWALAIGLPFVILSLGVLLFVVAGGPIDLTEFESPFIYLFAMAWGTVWGGGQEDLGWRGFMLPILQDSYSALVSSAIVGVTWAAWHLPLFLNATTTHGGWPLSQQLLWMVSILAGSILWTWMYNSTGGSVLAVAVFHAGVNAMGIFHPADPAALVPNGVPDPWLNLLAEVTGALPLVVIALLLVVVYGSDRLANRDPPTPQDAGLPPETEAETVT; this comes from the coding sequence ATGTCTAGTCTCCGTACATGGATCGACCAGCATCGCCTCCTGAGCTTCGGTGCAATCGCGTACGCGTTCACCTGGACCATCCAGGGCGCACTCGCGTACTCCGGTATGGAAGCCTCCTGGACGCACTCCATTCTGATCGGTTTCGGCGGATTCGGTCCGCCGATTGGCGCGGCGGTCGTCATCTGGGCCTCAGGTGGGAGCCTCCGTACCTGGGTCGGGCAGATGTTCAAGTGGCGGATCGGTGTGAAGTGGTGGGCGCTCGCAATCGGGCTCCCATTCGTCATCCTCTCGCTTGGCGTCTTGTTGTTCGTCGTAGCTGGGGGTCCGATCGACCTCACGGAGTTCGAGTCGCCGTTCATCTACCTGTTCGCGATGGCGTGGGGGACCGTGTGGGGCGGCGGCCAGGAGGATCTCGGTTGGCGTGGCTTTATGCTTCCCATCCTTCAGGACTCGTACAGCGCGCTGGTGTCGAGTGCCATCGTGGGCGTCACGTGGGCCGCTTGGCACCTCCCGCTGTTCCTGAACGCCACGACCACCCACGGCGGCTGGCCGCTCTCCCAGCAGCTCCTCTGGATGGTCTCCATCCTCGCGGGCTCGATCCTCTGGACGTGGATGTACAACAGCACCGGCGGAAGCGTCCTCGCCGTCGCGGTGTTTCACGCCGGTGTCAACGCGATGGGCATCTTTCACCCCGCCGATCCGGCGGCGCTCGTCCCGAACGGTGTGCCGGACCCCTGGCTGAACCTGCTCGCAGAGGTCACGGGCGCGCTCCCGCTCGTGGTGATCGCACTCCTCCTCGTCGTCGTCTACGGTTCGGATCGCCTCGCAAATCGCGACCCGCCAACCCCCCAGGACGCCGGGCTTCCGCCGGAGACCGAAGCGGAAACGGTCACGTGA
- a CDS encoding YbjQ family protein produces the protein MSSTAISTEVQQSLVATVTTETIPGHEIVEVLGIARGNTVRARNVGRDITQGLRNLAGGELKAYSTLLADARDQAIERMEADALEMGADAVVNVRMETSEVTQGASEVIAYGTAVKLA, from the coding sequence ATGTCCTCAACAGCCATCTCGACAGAGGTACAGCAGTCGCTCGTCGCCACCGTCACCACCGAGACTATCCCTGGCCACGAGATTGTGGAGGTGCTCGGTATCGCCCGCGGCAACACCGTCCGCGCACGGAATGTGGGACGCGACATCACCCAGGGACTCCGAAATCTCGCTGGCGGAGAACTCAAGGCCTACTCGACGCTGCTCGCCGACGCTCGGGATCAGGCGATCGAGCGGATGGAAGCGGACGCACTTGAGATGGGAGCGGACGCTGTCGTGAACGTCCGGATGGAAACGTCCGAGGTTACCCAAGGCGCTTCGGAAGTGATCGCCTATGGGACGGCTGTCAAACTCGCCTGA